Proteins encoded together in one Scytonema millei VB511283 window:
- a CDS encoding SDR family oxidoreductase — translation MPEEQPLQPPQQQEQRPGKESEMTPQPKADDSKYRGSGKLQGKVALITGGDSGIGRAVAIAYAKEGADVAILYLNEHDDAKETKRLVEEQGKKAVAIAGDIGDENFCKQAVQQTVDEFGKLDILVNNAAEQHPQESIEQISAEQLERTFRTNIFGMFFLTKAAMPHLKEGSAIVNTTSVTAYQGNPTLLDYSSTKGAIVAFTRSLSKSLIEKGIRVNAVAPGPVWTPLIPSTFPEDKVANFGKQVPMKRPGQPEEIAPSYVFLASDDSSYIAGQVIHPNGGTVVNG, via the coding sequence ATGCCAGAAGAACAACCGTTACAACCTCCTCAACAGCAAGAACAAAGACCAGGAAAAGAGTCTGAAATGACTCCTCAACCCAAAGCCGATGACTCTAAATATCGTGGCAGCGGGAAGTTGCAGGGTAAAGTAGCGCTAATTACTGGCGGTGATAGCGGCATCGGACGAGCAGTAGCCATTGCTTATGCTAAAGAAGGCGCAGATGTGGCAATCCTTTACTTAAACGAACACGACGATGCGAAAGAAACAAAGCGTCTCGTAGAAGAACAAGGTAAAAAGGCGGTGGCGATCGCTGGCGATATTGGCGATGAAAACTTCTGTAAGCAAGCCGTACAACAAACAGTTGATGAATTTGGCAAGCTAGATATCTTAGTAAACAACGCCGCCGAACAACATCCTCAAGAAAGTATCGAGCAGATTAGCGCCGAACAATTGGAACGTACCTTCCGCACCAATATTTTTGGCATGTTTTTCTTGACAAAAGCAGCAATGCCCCACCTAAAAGAAGGTAGCGCGATCGTCAATACAACTTCTGTCACTGCATATCAAGGCAATCCAACACTGTTAGATTACTCTTCCACCAAAGGCGCGATCGTTGCCTTCACGCGATCGCTATCCAAGAGCTTGATTGAAAAAGGCATTCGCGTCAATGCTGTTGCCCCTGGTCCCGTTTGGACTCCTCTCATTCCTTCAACTTTCCCAGAGGATAAAGTTGCCAATTTCGGTAAGCAAGTCCCGATGAAAAGACCCGGACAGCCAGAGGAAATTGCCCCCAGCTACGTATTTCTTGCCTCAGATGATTCTTCCTATATTGCAGGTCAAGTCATTCATCCCAACGGCGGTACGGTTGTGAACGGGTAA
- a CDS encoding DUF4126 domain-containing protein produces MSLDTAIVEILAALSISAAAGIRITLPLLVLGLLQGENFWYNVPILSNIYPPVVLGILISCCLIELIASKNLLGQRLLQIAYLPLCPIIGAILAIAPTQDLSKILIGLVGGFVALLLQLIQAGWFYRWNRFPLWVSFLQDSLCIFLVYLALTAPQLGGIVALILLGLAVNSYKELRQWYLRQYQSRRDR; encoded by the coding sequence TTGAGTTTAGACACTGCGATAGTAGAAATTTTAGCGGCGCTTTCGATTTCGGCGGCGGCGGGAATTAGAATTACTTTGCCTTTGCTGGTTCTAGGATTGTTGCAGGGAGAAAATTTTTGGTACAACGTTCCCATTCTATCTAACATTTATCCGCCAGTCGTGTTAGGTATTCTAATAAGTTGTTGTTTAATTGAGTTAATCGCCTCAAAAAATTTGCTCGGTCAGCGTTTGCTGCAAATCGCATATTTACCACTTTGCCCAATTATCGGAGCAATATTAGCGATCGCACCAACTCAAGATCTATCAAAAATTTTGATTGGTTTAGTTGGTGGTTTTGTTGCTTTACTCTTACAGCTGATCCAAGCTGGTTGGTTTTATCGTTGGAATCGTTTTCCTCTTTGGGTATCTTTTCTGCAAGATAGCTTATGTATTTTCCTCGTTTATTTAGCTTTGACAGCACCACAATTAGGAGGTATCGTAGCGCTGATTCTTTTGGGGTTAGCTGTCAACAGTTACAAAGAATTAAGGCAATGGTATCTTAGGCAATATCAATCGCGTCGCGATCGCTAG
- the purB gene encoding adenylosuccinate lyase, whose translation MIERYTLPEMGEIWTETYKFKTWLQVEIAVCEAQAELGYTPAAAVAEIKAKANFDPQRILEIEAEVRHDVIAFLTNVNEYVGDAGRYIHLGMTSSDVLDTALALQLVASLDLILVRLADVIAAIRKQAQQHRHTVAIGRSHGIHAEPITFGFKLAGWLAEVLRHQERLTKMREEIAVGKISGAVGTYANIEPRVEAIACAKLGLKPDTASTQVISRDRHANFVNHLALLTASIERFAVEIRNLQRTDVLEVEEYFSKGQKGSSAMPHKRNPIRSERLTGMARMVRAAAVAALENVALWHERDISHSSVERVMLPDACILTHFMLKETTDLVQNLLVYPENMARNMNVYGGVVFSQRVLLTLIEKGMSREEAYAIVQSCAHQAWNTPGGNFHDLVTKEPRIAQTLSPEEIEACFDPQHHLQHLEEVYQRLGI comes from the coding sequence GTGATCGAGCGTTATACTCTGCCCGAAATGGGCGAAATCTGGACGGAGACATATAAATTTAAAACGTGGCTGCAAGTAGAAATTGCAGTGTGCGAGGCACAGGCAGAACTGGGATATACCCCAGCAGCAGCAGTAGCAGAAATCAAAGCCAAGGCAAATTTTGACCCCCAGCGAATCTTAGAAATTGAAGCAGAAGTTCGCCACGATGTCATCGCATTCTTGACAAACGTAAATGAATATGTAGGCGATGCAGGGCGCTACATCCACTTAGGCATGACAAGTTCGGATGTCCTCGATACAGCATTGGCGCTACAACTCGTCGCTAGTCTAGATTTGATTTTGGTACGGTTAGCAGATGTCATCGCTGCCATCCGCAAACAAGCACAGCAGCATCGTCACACGGTAGCAATTGGGCGATCGCACGGAATTCACGCCGAACCAATTACATTTGGTTTTAAGCTAGCTGGTTGGTTAGCCGAAGTCTTGCGCCACCAAGAACGCCTCACCAAGATGCGAGAAGAAATCGCTGTGGGTAAGATTTCCGGTGCGGTCGGAACTTATGCCAACATCGAACCGCGCGTAGAAGCGATCGCCTGTGCCAAACTCGGACTCAAGCCAGATACAGCCTCAACTCAAGTCATTTCTCGCGATCGCCACGCCAACTTTGTCAATCATCTAGCCCTTTTAACTGCCTCCATCGAACGCTTTGCCGTTGAAATTCGCAACCTCCAACGTACGGATGTACTTGAGGTAGAAGAATATTTCTCCAAGGGGCAAAAAGGTTCCTCCGCCATGCCTCACAAGCGCAACCCGATCCGTTCCGAACGCCTCACGGGAATGGCACGGATGGTACGCGCTGCGGCTGTAGCAGCTTTAGAAAACGTCGCTTTATGGCACGAACGCGATATTTCCCATAGTTCCGTCGAACGAGTCATGCTACCAGACGCTTGCATTTTGACGCATTTTATGTTGAAGGAGACAACCGATTTGGTGCAAAATCTGTTGGTATATCCCGAAAACATGGCGCGAAACATGAATGTTTACGGGGGTGTTGTCTTCAGTCAGCGAGTGCTATTAACTTTAATTGAAAAAGGCATGAGCCGAGAAGAAGCTTATGCGATCGTTCAATCTTGCGCCCATCAAGCTTGGAACACACCAGGAGGGAATTTTCACGATTTGGTGACAAAAGAGCCTCGGATCGCCCAAACACTTTCACCTGAAGAAATTGAAGCTTGTTTCGATCCCCAACACCATTTGCAACATTTAGAAGAGGTATATCAAAGATTAGGGATTTAA